From a single Candidatus Fusobacterium pullicola genomic region:
- a CDS encoding nitroreductase family protein produces the protein MDFLTRRSIRKYQDRKVEKEVIEQLMKTAVVSPSGRNGRPYEFVVVDDKEIIKKLAHSKESGAQFAENAPLMIVTLYHEYPTGEDDACIASTIIQLKAHELGLGSCWLQTKGKIGTNGKTCHENIREILNIPEDIHISNMISLEYPAEERPAYTEKDMDMTKVHFNKW, from the coding sequence ATGGATTTTTTAACAAGAAGAAGTATTAGAAAATATCAAGACAGAAAAGTGGAAAAAGAAGTTATTGAGCAATTGATGAAAACAGCTGTTGTATCTCCAAGTGGAAGAAATGGGAGACCATATGAGTTTGTAGTTGTTGATGATAAAGAAATTATTAAGAAGTTAGCTCATTCTAAAGAGAGCGGAGCTCAATTTGCAGAAAATGCACCTCTAATGATAGTAACATTATATCACGAATATCCAACAGGAGAAGATGATGCTTGTATAGCAAGCACTATTATTCAGTTAAAAGCTCATGAATTGGGATTAGGATCTTGTTGGTTACAAACTAAAGGAAAAATCGGAACTAATGGTAAAACTTGTCATGAAAATATCAGAGAGATATTAAATATCCCAGAAGATATTCATATAAGTAATATGATATCGTTAGAATATCCAGCTGAAGAGAGACCAGCATATACAGAAAAAGATATGGATATGACTAAGGTACATTTTAATAAATGGTAA
- a CDS encoding rRNA pseudouridine synthase, translated as MRLDKFLTECGLGSRREVKKLLDNGKIQVNGVIVKNPQTNIKENSDIIEYAGNKLEYKEFRYYIMNKKAGYITATEDPKEKTVMELLPEWVIKKDLAPVGRLDKDTEGLLLFTNDGKLAHSLLSPKKHVDKTYYAKLEKEIGEEEIKKLENGVDIGGYITQPAKAKIVGEKEIELIIREGKFHQVKKMLEAVNNKVIYLKRLTFGKLELRNMELGEVIEIELEDII; from the coding sequence ATGAGATTAGATAAATTTTTAACAGAGTGTGGTTTAGGAAGTAGAAGAGAGGTAAAGAAACTTTTGGATAATGGAAAAATACAAGTAAATGGAGTTATTGTAAAAAATCCACAAACTAATATAAAGGAAAATAGTGATATAATAGAGTATGCAGGGAATAAATTAGAGTATAAAGAATTTAGATATTATATAATGAATAAAAAAGCTGGATATATTACTGCTACAGAAGATCCAAAGGAGAAAACTGTAATGGAATTATTACCAGAGTGGGTTATAAAAAAAGATTTAGCCCCAGTTGGAAGATTAGATAAGGATACAGAAGGATTGTTATTGTTTACCAATGATGGTAAATTAGCTCATTCACTTCTTTCACCTAAAAAACATGTAGATAAAACTTATTATGCAAAATTGGAAAAGGAGATAGGAGAAGAGGAGATTAAAAAACTTGAAAATGGAGTAGATATAGGAGGATATATCACTCAACCAGCAAAAGCTAAAATTGTTGGTGAAAAAGAGATAGAGCTTATAATTAGAGAGGGGAAGTTTCATCAAGTGAAAAAAATGTTAGAAGCGGTAAATAATAAAGTTATCTATTTAAAGAGATTAACTTTTGGTAAATTAGAATTAAGAAATATGGAGTTGGGTGAAGTTATAGAAATTGAGTTAGAAGATATTATATAA
- a CDS encoding cupin domain-containing protein: MDGIIKNIERSKSVSLKSQIEYKENSIEQLILAKNQGVTMILFSFDKGKEIPTHTANGDAFVTCLEGEGKIILGGKEHILKEGDYILMPAKEPHSVHALEKFKMLLTIVM; the protein is encoded by the coding sequence ATGGACGGTATTATAAAAAATATAGAAAGATCTAAATCAGTTTCTCTAAAGTCACAAATAGAGTATAAGGAAAATTCAATTGAGCAATTAATACTTGCTAAAAATCAAGGTGTAACTATGATTCTTTTTTCTTTTGATAAAGGAAAGGAGATTCCTACTCATACAGCTAATGGAGACGCTTTTGTTACTTGTTTAGAAGGGGAAGGAAAAATTATTTTAGGTGGCAAAGAACATATTCTTAAAGAAGGGGATTATATTCTTATGCCAGCAAAAGAACCACATTCAGTTCATGCATTAGAAAAATTCAAAATGTTACTTACTATAGTGATGTAA
- a CDS encoding Bax inhibitor-1/YccA family protein produces the protein MSYNDYFGKNVTNISTEVSNTFVRKVMLNMIGGLLVTTLVPIYVFFINQGLMYTLAKYLNIVALGEIVLVFVLTLGLKKMSSGTARLLFYIYALMNGILLSSLTFIFQPVSILYTLAVTIIMFVVIGIYGYTTKEDLTKYGNFLTTGLITIIIISLINFFVKAPMLYWIGTILGVVIFSALIAFDINRIKGIASDMVGNDEETMKKLGIIGALNLYLDFINLFLYLLRIFGKKRD, from the coding sequence ATGAGTTACAATGATTATTTTGGAAAAAATGTAACAAATATAAGCACAGAAGTAAGTAATACTTTTGTAAGAAAAGTGATGTTAAATATGATAGGAGGACTATTAGTGACTACATTGGTTCCTATCTATGTATTTTTTATTAATCAAGGTTTGATGTATACTTTAGCTAAATATTTAAATATTGTAGCTTTAGGAGAAATAGTTTTAGTTTTTGTATTAACTTTAGGTTTGAAAAAGATGTCATCTGGTACTGCTAGACTTTTATTTTATATATATGCACTAATGAATGGAATACTACTTTCAAGCTTAACTTTTATTTTTCAACCAGTATCTATACTATATACTTTAGCGGTTACGATTATTATGTTTGTAGTAATTGGAATATATGGTTATACCACAAAAGAAGATTTAACAAAATATGGAAATTTCTTAACTACAGGATTAATAACTATTATTATAATTTCATTAATTAATTTTTTTGTGAAAGCACCAATGCTATATTGGATAGGGACTATATTAGGAGTTGTAATATTTTCAGCACTAATAGCTTTTGATATTAATAGAATAAAAGGTATTGCTTCTGATATGGTTGGTAATGATGAGGAAACAATGAAAAAATTAGGTATAATTGGAGCTTTGAATTTATATCTAGATTTTATTAATCTATTCCTGTATTTATTAAGAATTTTTGGAAAGAAAAGAGATTAG
- a CDS encoding tyrosine-type recombinase/integrase produces the protein MDIIKRGETRLDTPRRKKREKENRKSIFEIYRSQKTIKDYLFYLKDFLQYIYEGEDIRSDELIDLMKDIEKQDIEDYLTHLIEDRKMKKTSINKIISALKSLYKEMEKNGFPNPFRYVELFKVSRNIDNVLKLSAEDIKNIIGHYKINGEKEYRNITILYTLFYTGMRSSELINLKFKHLLNREGSYFIKLEETKSGKEQYKSIYPTLVEKLLEYKRYKQQFFSISDNDIEEQYIFNSSIEKNTKLAYRTLYDIIQNFGKIIGKDISPHNIRHAVATELSLNGADILEIRDFLGHSDTRVTEVYINAKSVLEKRVLEKLPDLEKI, from the coding sequence ATGGATATTATAAAAAGAGGAGAAACGAGATTAGATACTCCACGAAGAAAAAAAAGAGAAAAAGAGAATAGAAAAAGTATCTTTGAAATATATCGTTCTCAAAAGACAATAAAAGATTATCTCTTTTATCTTAAAGATTTTTTACAATATATATATGAAGGTGAAGATATTAGAAGTGATGAACTTATAGATTTAATGAAAGATATAGAGAAGCAGGATATTGAAGATTATTTAACACATTTAATAGAGGATAGAAAAATGAAAAAAACATCTATTAATAAAATTATATCCGCATTAAAATCTTTGTATAAAGAGATGGAAAAAAATGGATTTCCCAATCCCTTTAGATATGTCGAATTATTTAAAGTATCAAGAAATATTGACAATGTTTTGAAATTGTCAGCAGAAGATATAAAAAATATTATAGGACATTATAAAATAAACGGTGAAAAAGAATATAGAAATATAACTATCTTATATACTCTTTTCTATACTGGAATGAGAAGTTCAGAACTTATAAATTTAAAATTTAAACATCTTCTTAATAGAGAGGGAAGCTACTTTATAAAGCTCGAAGAAACAAAGAGTGGAAAAGAACAATATAAATCTATATATCCAACTCTTGTTGAAAAATTATTGGAATATAAAAGATATAAACAACAGTTTTTTTCTATTTCTGATAATGATATAGAAGAGCAGTATATATTTAATAGTTCAATTGAAAAAAATACAAAATTAGCATATAGAACATTATATGATATAATACAAAATTTTGGAAAGATAATAGGAAAAGATATCAGTCCTCATAATATTCGTCATGCTGTAGCAACCGAGTTATCTTTGAATGGGGCAGATATATTAGAAATAAGAGATTTCTTAGGTCATTCTGATACAAGAGTTACAGAAGTTTATATTAATGCTAAATCAGTACTGGAAAAAAGAGTTTTAGAAAAACTTCCAGATTTAGAGAAAATATAA
- the nfo gene encoding deoxyribonuclease IV has protein sequence MEKKVETREDRVKNKWIGAHVSTTGGVFNAPINANKIGARAFALFTKNQRRWEAKPLTEEDIMEFKNNLKKYGYSPEYILPHDSYLINLGAEDLEKREKSLNAFIDEIRRCEQLGLKYLNTHPGSHINEISEEKCIENIADSINKALAVTKDVVVVLENTAGQGSNMGYKFSHIGKIIDKIEDKSRIGVCLDTCHTLAGGYELKDEDGYNKTMEEFEKEIGFKYLRGIHLNDSKFDTGSKKDRHDSIGKGVLGEEFFIRFMNDKRFDNIPIILETIDDTIWKEEIEYLYSLIK, from the coding sequence ATGGAAAAGAAAGTTGAAACAAGAGAAGATAGAGTAAAAAACAAGTGGATTGGAGCTCACGTATCTACAACTGGTGGTGTATTTAATGCTCCAATAAATGCTAATAAAATAGGAGCAAGAGCATTTGCACTATTTACTAAAAATCAGAGAAGATGGGAAGCAAAGCCCTTGACAGAAGAGGATATAATGGAGTTTAAAAATAATCTAAAAAAATATGGATATTCTCCAGAATATATATTACCTCATGATAGTTATCTTATTAATTTAGGAGCTGAAGATTTAGAGAAAAGGGAAAAATCTTTAAATGCTTTTATTGATGAAATAAGAAGGTGTGAACAATTAGGACTAAAATATCTTAATACTCATCCTGGAAGTCATATTAACGAAATAAGTGAAGAAAAGTGTATAGAAAATATAGCTGACTCCATAAATAAGGCTTTAGCTGTAACAAAAGATGTAGTTGTTGTACTAGAAAATACAGCAGGACAAGGTTCTAATATGGGTTATAAATTTTCGCATATAGGTAAGATTATAGATAAAATAGAGGATAAAAGCAGAATAGGAGTTTGTTTAGATACTTGTCATACTTTGGCAGGAGGATATGAGTTAAAAGATGAAGATGGATACAATAAAACTATGGAGGAGTTTGAGAAAGAGATAGGATTTAAATATCTTAGAGGAATTCACTTAAATGACTCAAAATTTGATACTGGAAGTAAAAAGGATAGGCATGACAGTATAGGAAAAGGAGTTTTAGGTGAAGAATTTTTTATTAGATTTATGAATGATAAAAGATTTGATAATATTCCCATAATTTTAGAAACTATCGATGATACTATTTGGAAAGAGGAAATAGAATATTTATATAGCTTGATTAAATAA
- a CDS encoding autotransporter outer membrane beta-barrel domain-containing protein, translated as MKKYFGIIFLLTSSLLLAKENFNNMGEIHSKILSNRGKEQFRKNIIFKKFERSGYSNSNQYLEYIGEIENKYDNDLSEYDVKTKGFMMGTNSNLISNPNTYIGVGFGYLKSKVDYHNEDGKIRTYGIDYYIGQNIDNWLFIGKAGYSESKNSYEDYRYRTKDYSLGVEGGYMYSLGEKSIVYPYLAFDWNQYTMKAHNDIKDNEDRVGSGAIGITYAQELGEKFLLTTSGEWNYDFSERKEIKINDGSKIKGLEVGRETGVFNIKLGYYVDPDFLVSLGYSSFLNKNYYYDMFTFTLSHNF; from the coding sequence ATGAAAAAGTATTTTGGAATCATTTTTTTATTAACCTCTTCTCTCCTACTTGCAAAAGAAAATTTTAATAATATGGGAGAGATACATAGTAAAATATTATCAAATAGAGGTAAAGAACAATTCAGAAAGAATATAATATTTAAAAAATTTGAAAGATCTGGGTATAGTAATAGTAATCAATATTTAGAGTATATTGGTGAGATAGAAAATAAATATGATAATGATTTATCTGAATATGATGTTAAGACAAAGGGATTTATGATGGGAACAAATAGTAATCTAATCTCTAACCCTAATACATATATCGGAGTAGGATTTGGATATTTAAAATCAAAAGTAGATTATCATAATGAAGATGGAAAAATTAGAACTTATGGAATTGATTACTATATTGGACAAAATATTGATAATTGGTTATTTATAGGGAAAGCTGGGTATAGTGAAAGTAAAAATAGCTACGAAGATTATAGATATAGAACAAAAGATTACTCTCTAGGAGTAGAGGGAGGCTATATGTACTCTTTAGGAGAAAAGAGTATTGTCTATCCATATTTAGCTTTTGATTGGAACCAATATACAATGAAGGCTCATAATGATATTAAAGATAACGAAGATAGAGTAGGAAGTGGAGCTATTGGAATAACATATGCTCAAGAGCTTGGAGAAAAGTTTTTACTTACTACATCTGGAGAATGGAATTATGATTTTTCTGAAAGAAAAGAAATTAAAATTAATGATGGAAGCAAAATAAAAGGATTGGAAGTAGGAAGAGAGACAGGAGTATTTAATATTAAACTTGGATATTATGTTGATCCTGATTTTTTAGTTAGCTTAGGATATAGTAGTTTTTTAAATAAAAATTATTATTATGATATGTTTACCTTTACTCTTTCACATAACTTCTAA
- a CDS encoding iron-containing alcohol dehydrogenase, translating into MKNFNYNIPTKVLFGKGKVKEVGKEAKKYGDKVLLVYGKGSVKKSGLFDIVVNSLKDAGIHIYELPNIDPNPRIDSVYQGAELCRKVGINLIIAMGGGSVIDCSKAIAAQANYCGDVWQDLYVEQKLDTLTSTLPIASILTLAATGSEMNGNSVISNMHTNQKLSIGHDILRPVFSILDPEYTFTVNKYHTAAGIVDILSHLFEQYFTPDHEGYLQNRMMEAMMKTVIEYGPIAYNELDNYEARANLMWTSSLALNGMVSYGKVETDWATHRMEHELSAFYDITHGVGLGILTPYWMKYVLSEDNVHRFVEYGRNVWKIHGHDNMEIANKAIDKTREFFNSLNIPQTLREVGIDDSKLEKMAEQATMFGAIGTMKKLYKEDVLAIYKMAL; encoded by the coding sequence ATGAAAAATTTTAATTACAATATTCCTACAAAAGTTCTTTTTGGAAAAGGAAAAGTTAAAGAGGTAGGAAAAGAAGCAAAAAAATATGGAGATAAAGTTTTATTGGTTTATGGTAAAGGTAGTGTTAAAAAGAGCGGACTTTTTGATATAGTGGTAAATAGTTTAAAAGATGCTGGAATACATATCTATGAACTTCCAAATATAGATCCTAATCCGAGAATAGATTCTGTATATCAAGGTGCAGAGTTATGTAGAAAAGTGGGAATAAATCTTATAATTGCAATGGGTGGTGGAAGTGTTATAGATTGTTCAAAGGCTATTGCAGCACAAGCTAACTATTGTGGAGATGTTTGGCAAGATTTATATGTAGAACAAAAGTTAGATACATTAACTTCTACTTTACCAATAGCTTCTATTCTTACCCTTGCTGCTACTGGAAGTGAAATGAATGGAAATAGTGTTATTTCAAATATGCATACTAATCAAAAATTATCAATAGGGCATGATATATTAAGACCAGTATTTTCTATTTTAGATCCAGAATATACTTTTACTGTAAATAAATATCATACAGCTGCTGGAATAGTAGATATATTAAGCCATCTATTTGAACAATACTTTACTCCTGACCACGAAGGGTATTTACAAAATCGTATGATGGAAGCTATGATGAAAACAGTTATTGAGTATGGACCAATAGCTTATAATGAACTAGATAACTATGAAGCTAGAGCAAATCTTATGTGGACAAGTTCTCTTGCTCTAAATGGTATGGTATCTTATGGAAAAGTGGAAACTGATTGGGCAACTCATAGAATGGAACATGAGCTAAGTGCTTTTTATGATATTACTCATGGAGTTGGACTTGGAATACTTACACCATATTGGATGAAATATGTTTTATCAGAGGATAATGTACATAGATTTGTGGAATATGGAAGAAACGTATGGAAGATACACGGACATGATAATATGGAGATAGCAAATAAAGCTATAGATAAAACTAGAGAATTCTTTAACTCTTTAAATATTCCTCAAACTTTAAGAGAAGTAGGAATTGATGATAGTAAATTAGAAAAAATGGCAGAGCAAGCTACAATGTTTGGAGCTATTGGAACCATGAAAAAATTATATAAGGAAGATGTTTTAGCTATTTATAAAATGGCTTTATGA